attatcctatagatataatatttttcccacCTCTCTTTGCCAACCAgtctcgttctttttttaaatttaaaatgttctcTCTCGTACGTGAGATcgcgttaaaaatataattatttatacatcgcGCGTCGAATATCGTTAAATAAGaggaaatatttcacaatttttatatcgtttaaaaatttctttttatatctcttgCGCGTATTACTTATGAAAGTGgtgtaaatgtatttttaaatgtgtACAAAAATCGAGCAAaccaataatttgtataaaattttattttaaaataaaatattttaaaaatggatttacGCTACTCTCGTGAATAGATgatttttgatcgatttttttcgagaaagatttttgagaaacgttttttatattattaatattgttattcaaATTGTTATCCTGCTTGATCGTAATTGTTAATCTTCGACGTGTTTTCAAAGACACGGTTTGATTTgtgataaaattgatagaaaatcgtaaaaatttttattgaacgcAGGGATTAGGATGTAATCGAACGGACGATTTCAGTACACCAATCAGCTCTGGCAGCAACATGAGCAGTATAGCAAGGTTTCCAAAATTGGACGAGTGTGCCCACTTTCATTACGAACATGTTGAACTCAGTTCTTTGGAGGTCAGTTACATTCAAAcgattttaacttatttttaacctcgccttaattattattatcgtacaattattaacaacaattacaaaaaaatactgTAACcatctcccttttttttttaatcttaactaCCTTCCTTATTCTTAACCCTTACGAtcacaaagattttttttccaaaaatctaatattaagaaacatccgcaaaaatattattcaattcgttcaaacaaatcaaattaaaaaattattaatattaaatattaatattaaaaaaaaaagaaataaaaatcttcctaatattaagaaacccgcaaaaatattattcaattcgttcaaacaaatcaaattaaaaaattattaatattaaatattaatattaaaaagaaaagaaataaaaatcttcctaatattaagaaacatcaaaaatattattcaattcgttcaaacaaatcaaattaaaaaattattaatattaattattaaatattaatattaaaaaaaaagaagaagaaataaaaatctttctaatattaagaaacatccgcaaaaatattattcaattcgttcaaacaaatcaaattaaaaaattattaatattaaatattaatattaatattaaaaaaaaagaagaagaaataaaaatctttctaatattaaGAAACATACTTCCATAAAATATCctcctgttaaaaaattattaatattaaatattaatattaatattaaaaaaaaaagaagaagaaataaaaatctttctaatattaaGAAACATACTTCCATAAAATATCctcctgttaaaaaattattaatatcaaatattaatattaatattaaaaaaaaaagaagaaataaaaatcttcctaatattaagaaacatccgcaaaaatattattcaattcgttcaaacaaatcaaatttacGAGATCTTAAGGGTtaacgtaatatataaaatatcctcctgttaaaaaattattaatattaaatattaatattaaaaaaaaaaaaagaagaaataaaaatcttcctaatattaagaaacattcgcaaaaatattcaattcgttcaaacaaatcaaatttacGAGATCTTaaggattaatatataaaatatcctcctgttaaaaaattactaatattaatattaatattaatattaaaaaaaaaagaagaagaaataaaaatctttctaatattaagaaatatacttccataaaatatcctcctgttaaaaaattattaatatcaaatattaatattaatattaaaaaaaagaagaagaaataaaaatcttcttaatattaagaaacatccgcaaaaatattattcaattcgttcaaacaaatcaaatttacGAGATCTTAAgggttaatatataaaatatcctcctgttaaaaaattattaatattaatattaatattaatattaaaaaaaaaagaagaagaaataaaaatctttcctaTATTAAGAAACATccgcaaaaatattattcaattcgttcaaacaaatcaaatttacGAGATCTTAAGGGTtaacgtaatatataaaatatcctcctattaaaaaattattaatattaatattaatattaaaaaaaaaagaagaagaaataaaaatctttctaatattaagaaatatacttccataaaatatcctcctgttaaaaaattattaatatcaaatattaatattaatattaaaaaaaagaagaagaaataaaaatcttcttaatattaagaaacatccgcaaaattattattcaattcgttcaaacaaatcaaatttacGAGATCTTAAgggttaatatataaaatatcctcctgttaaaaaattattaatattaatattaatattaatattaaaaaaaaaagaagaagaaataaaaatctttctaatattaaGAAACATACTTCCATAAAATATCctcctattaaaaaattattaatattaatattaatattaaaaaaaaagaagaagaaataaaaatctttctaatattaacaaaCATACTTCCATAAAATATCctcctgttaaaaaattattaatattaaatattaaataattaatattaaaaaaaaagaagaagaaataaaaatggtgATTTTCCAGGTCTCGCTTAGCGAGGGTAGCAACGATTCGGACAGCTACGCGGTCAGAGTGACATCGGGGGACGCGTGCTGGACGTTGCAACGATCGTACGACAATTTCGTCATGTTCGACAAGCAGTTGCACCGGTGCATATTCGACAGGAAGTTCTCCTCGTTGACCAAACTCCCGGATACACGGGCGAAAAACACGTGCGATATACTGAGGGACTATTTGAACAGGTTCTCCCAGCTGAATCACGAAGGCCTGAATTGCGGCCCTGTGCTAAATTGGTTGCAGCTAGACAACAGGGGAAGAAGAATCCTCGTCCCAGAGTCCGATTCCTGCCCCATCAACACCCCCGCTGTAGCCGCTGCCTATGCTGTTAGACCTTACGTGGCACAGGCGCCGGACGAGATCTCGTTTCAGGTATATTTTCTCCATATTTCCAAAAGTAATCAAAgtgatttttcaacaaaaaaaaagaaaaaaaaataaagacagGTTAATTATGGATAATTAACGAGAGAAATTATTCCAGGTCGGAGATATGATTTCGGTGATAGATATGCCCCCTCCAGGGGAGAGTACGTGGTGGCGTGGGAAGCACGGATTCGCGGTCGGTTTCTTCCCGGCCGAGTGCGTGGCTGTGATCGGGGACAAGGTGCCGCGGCATCTCACCGTGTCCACGACAGTTAGGTCAAAGTTGCCGGTGAAACCGGTGCTGAGAAAGCACGGCAAGCTAATCGCCTTTTTCAGATCGTTTATACTCAATAGACCGTCTAGAAGACGATTGAAGCAGTCAGGAATTCTGAAGGAACGTGTGTTTGGTTGTGATCTAGGGGAACATCTTTTAAATTCTGGCCAAGAtggtacatgtatatatatatatatatttatttattaacccTTTACTCTCTTGAATCAACTTGTTCGAATGTTATCTGGAATTGTGCTGGTTCGAAACTGGAGTGCAAAGGGTTGATatgaatatcttaaaatttcaattttctaacgATTGACGGTGCTTACAGTGCCCACCGTTTTGACGTGCTGCGCCGAATTCATCGAGAACCACGGCCTGGTGGACGGCATATACCGTCTGAGCGGGGTGACGTCGAACATTCAGAGACTAAGAAACGCGTTCGACGAGGATCGTGTCCCTGCGTTGCATTCCGACGAGAGTATCCTGCAAGACATACATTCAGTGGCTTCGTTGTTGAAAATGTACTTCAGAGAGCTGCCGAACCCGCTCTGCACGTACCAGCTTTATTCCACTTTCGTTAGCGCGGTCCAAGCTAGCACCGATGCGGAAAGATTGAGGCGGATGAGGGACACCGTTAGAAAATTACCACCACCGCACTACAGGTAATtttaggagagagagagagaaaggtttATTTGTCCATTTCTTCTactttgaaaaagaagaagaattcaaggaatataaaagtaattatatattttcagaacGTTGGAATACCTTATGCGACATTTGGTGAGAGTCGCAGCTCGAGGAGCGGAGACTGGTATGACGCCTCGTAACGTTGCCATAGTTTGGGCCCCGAATCTGTTGAGATGCAAGGAATTGGAGGTCGGGGGCGTGGCAGCGTTGCAAGGGGTCGGTGTGCAGGCCGTGGTCACGGAATTTTTGGTCTGTTACGCGGAGTTAATTTTCGGTGACGGGCCGGTCGGTAGGCCGAAATCGTTGGCCATCACAACCCCGGCTAGGTTGCTCAGTTTGGAAGAGGCTCGAAATCGTAGCCTGAGAGGTGAGCCCGATTACGTGGAGGTGGGCGCTGGTCCAGCCGGGTTGCCGTTGCATTACCACACGGTCATTGAATTGCCGCGAAAGAGAAACGGGTCGAAACGTTCGCCCTCGTTGAACTGGAGAGCTTTGTTCGGTCGAGGTGGTTTGGGTGCCAGGGGGAAGGCGAGGCAGGTTGGCACGCCACCTCAAACAGAAACGGTGCCAAGTTCCTTAAACTCCTTACGACGATTAAGACCAGTGAAAAGCGCGGACAGTTTGGACGGTGAGGACAGTTTAGGTCCTCTGCTGGGACCGCCACCAGCTAGACCTTGCGGCCACAGTCGATCAGTTTCGCATGATTCCTATTTCGATCATTTAGCAGACGCGCCGAATACAGCGTCGCCGTTGGATTTGTCGGAAATACAGCTTAACTTCGACTTGGAGGAGCGGGAAATGAGAATGTTCTCGGAGGAGGAGAGTGGGGGGGTTGCATCGGTGGAAGCATCCCCTAGACGGCAAAGAACGGAAGGGGCGCAGAACATAGCCGTTACGGGTGGATCCAAGAGGAAGAGGTCGCGGTTAGAGGAAAGACTGCAATGCGACGTCGAGTTGCGCTTCATTGATAGCCAAAGTCCTGATCAGGTACATAGGTGTCGCGTGTTATTCATTATatgtgatataattttgaattttctaatgTAACGTTAAAAACAAGTTGAaatgaaagtttgaaattgttgacaaatgtaataatatttttcacaggTGATGGTATCTGCAGATATTCATAGCATGGACACTCCATCCCCTTTGCCAACGCCAGGCTACCTACCCTTATTATCCGAAGCTTCAACCCCGCTCACCCCCGCTACTCTACACGGGACACCGCATTCTACGTCACCCGTACCAGCCAACAGTCCTAGGATAAGTTTCCGAAGTTTCACATTACCTTTAGAGATCGACGACGAACAGAGTAACAAAGTGAACAGAACTAGCGTGTCTTCCGACAAATCATCCGACCCTAGTCATAGG
This DNA window, taken from Apis mellifera strain DH4 linkage group LG12, Amel_HAv3.1, whole genome shotgun sequence, encodes the following:
- the LOC552265 gene encoding rho GTPase-activating protein 32; translated protein: MPGPAQERPRAQRLTDIEPQTAKGLGCNRTDDFSTPISSGSNMSSIARFPKLDECAHFHYEHVELSSLEVSLSEGSNDSDSYAVRVTSGDACWTLQRSYDNFVMFDKQLHRCIFDRKFSSLTKLPDTRAKNTCDILRDYLNRFSQLNHEGLNCGPVLNWLQLDNRGRRILVPESDSCPINTPAVAAAYAVRPYVAQAPDEISFQVGDMISVIDMPPPGESTWWRGKHGFAVGFFPAECVAVIGDKVPRHLTVSTTVRSKLPVKPVLRKHGKLIAFFRSFILNRPSRRRLKQSGILKERVFGCDLGEHLLNSGQDVPTVLTCCAEFIENHGLVDGIYRLSGVTSNIQRLRNAFDEDRVPALHSDESILQDIHSVASLLKMYFRELPNPLCTYQLYSTFVSAVQASTDAERLRRMRDTVRKLPPPHYRTLEYLMRHLVRVAARGAETGMTPRNVAIVWAPNLLRCKELEVGGVAALQGVGVQAVVTEFLVCYAELIFGDGPVGRPKSLAITTPARLLSLEEARNRSLRGEPDYVEVGAGPAGLPLHYHTVIELPRKRNGSKRSPSLNWRALFGRGGLGARGKARQVGTPPQTETVPSSLNSLRRLRPVKSADSLDGEDSLGPLLGPPPARPCGHSRSVSHDSYFDHLADAPNTASPLDLSEIQLNFDLEEREMRMFSEEESGGVASVEASPRRQRTEGAQNIAVTGGSKRKRSRLEERLQCDVELRFIDSQSPDQVMVSADIHSMDTPSPLPTPGYLPLLSEASTPLTPATLHGTPHSTSPVPANSPRISFRSFTLPLEIDDEQSNKVNRTSVSSDKSSDPSHRLSVNLEGQSNGKSCERIMTYDKRIDLYDDKESSKAQKTSKETTSLVVSDVVDQEMMPCERLMSRPSEIDSGKATTSICEDMENGSSSCPVVEDDKSSRGGDTLDVRKHDVPLSGKSIVSRNDDAMGGNSNAHRNELPGLLPLSTATDLDSPMSCEQTIEDLPDSGFVICDNSDKIFTNTETSQMISNTNDSGEWVIVETTGSITSPTSESSSSKDPLEGTVNNAIATDAPQLRSISENVSRTSLDLTMGSTVDTDTSCIGVSDLTESPVLPQESAEMTFDVADNRELEEHDVVNAVRRTSRVFDDQTNFGAVDSGNNFSNIVHSPVQDQDNGNQKLRTVSMADIRLSKKYNEMEHENNACYAQLDNAKGFNRNENPTKEQILVEEEIFGNSQRSSKSLDFQQQEIRRSLQLHQKSQFQASDRCSFPNQSKKSQNLDLSLTNVDNNKQRCQNQKSSEKCQSFEYVSPKESTQNGQQQHKQFSSRAEESLKCNNVKNSQLQEHIEVVIPSENAAEPSEIAHPPEGASETTSLNSSCTFSNASSPVDDSIVLRDTAAILQELALQRLSGGIVGDLSVAPRRRYEAESNKDRRSFDSEIGREIVRERKMKQELDSARGKSEEPPVNNTQHLPPCLRARHARATRASLSRSLDEAKFNKMTEEASLPVKQVTEDAQHSSTPNVGTGSNATSTNSDKTHLKNLGLDLGDPQCRERIEKYKEERRTFLRDKYRSESFRGMLSKTEDDGEQALLARLKQRASRPSLH